One window of Streptomyces sp. NBC_00273 genomic DNA carries:
- a CDS encoding winged helix-turn-helix domain-containing protein has product MSNPPPHVSLSADEARRIALRAQGFIGAPDRRGGVRGVLRHLGAVQLDTISVLARSHELIPYARLGAVGRDAVEQAYWSDRHAFEYWSHAACILPIEEWPHFAFRRRANRTRGHRWHILEDKQHSTRAVLDRLRSDGPLTSTELGGAKNGGEWFEWSETKIAVEWLLDTGEVVCSERRGWKRVYDLPERAVPDALLHDDLEDRECLRRLVALAGRSLGVGTRADIADYHRLKGEQFDAVVADSGLVPVEVQGWSKPAWADPAALAQTPGGRHRTTLLSPFDSLVWDRPRTERIFGFTHRLEAYVPKPKRIHGYFAMPLLAGGRLQGRVDPAREGRTLVARQLSLTSPKAAGPMARALREAAEWVGCEDVRVERASSPAEAAAVTAELAAL; this is encoded by the coding sequence ATGAGCAACCCGCCGCCGCACGTGTCCCTGTCCGCCGACGAGGCCCGGCGCATCGCGCTGCGCGCGCAGGGCTTCATCGGCGCGCCCGACCGGCGCGGCGGGGTCCGCGGGGTCCTGCGCCACCTGGGCGCCGTGCAGCTGGACACCATCTCGGTCCTGGCCCGCTCGCACGAGCTGATCCCGTACGCGCGCCTGGGCGCGGTCGGCCGGGACGCCGTGGAGCAGGCGTACTGGTCGGACCGGCACGCCTTCGAGTACTGGTCGCACGCCGCCTGCATCCTGCCCATCGAGGAATGGCCGCATTTCGCCTTCCGCCGCCGGGCCAACCGGACCCGCGGCCACCGCTGGCACATCCTCGAGGACAAGCAGCACTCGACGCGGGCCGTCCTGGACCGGCTGCGGTCCGACGGCCCGCTGACCTCCACCGAGCTGGGCGGCGCCAAGAACGGCGGCGAGTGGTTCGAGTGGTCCGAGACCAAGATCGCGGTGGAGTGGCTGCTGGACACCGGCGAGGTGGTGTGCAGCGAGCGCCGCGGATGGAAGCGGGTCTACGACCTCCCCGAGCGGGCCGTTCCCGATGCGCTGCTCCACGACGACCTGGAGGACCGCGAGTGCCTGCGCCGCCTGGTCGCCCTGGCGGGCCGGTCCCTGGGCGTCGGCACCCGCGCCGACATCGCGGACTACCACCGCCTCAAGGGCGAGCAGTTCGACGCGGTGGTCGCGGACTCCGGGCTGGTACCGGTCGAGGTGCAGGGCTGGTCCAAGCCGGCCTGGGCGGACCCGGCGGCTCTCGCGCAGACCCCCGGGGGCCGCCACCGCACGACGCTGCTCTCGCCCTTCGACTCCCTGGTCTGGGACCGTCCCCGCACGGAGCGGATCTTCGGTTTCACGCACCGCCTGGAGGCGTACGTGCCCAAGCCGAAGCGGATACACGGGTACTTCGCGATGCCGCTGCTGGCGGGCGGCCGGCTCCAGGGCCGCGTCGACCCGGCCCGCGAGGGCCGCACGCTGGTCGCCCGGCAGCTCTCGCTGACCTCCCCGAAGGCCGCGGGCCCGATGGCGCGGGCCCTGCGGG
- a CDS encoding IS110 family transposase, producing the protein MTAADTAGTSGQWVFGGVDSHADTIHVAVITDNGGHLADAEFPTTTAGYTAALAFLCAHGDVIAIGVEGTASYGTGFTRAAVADGLSVLEVNRPDRAERRRSGKSDPIDAYAAARAALSGRASSAPKDETVTGIRALHNAARSTVKARTAAMNQIGHILVSAPETIRARYRALRGKPLMDALARLRLTATTDAVHTAVLSALKSLARRVQALTAEHDELTATLDSVVTEHNPGLRGAYGVGPDTAAQLLITAGGNSDRLRTEASFAALCGVAPVPASSGKTNRHRLSRGGDRAANAALYRIALVRMASDQRTRDYVARQTAAGRTKKEIIRLLKRAIAREVFRYLTTTVAVPEVADLRPTRQAKNITLTAVAHHFGVWPSVISCIERGTRRDDNLANAYRDWLTTA; encoded by the coding sequence ATGACAGCAGCGGACACAGCGGGCACGAGCGGCCAGTGGGTGTTCGGCGGTGTGGACTCGCACGCCGACACCATCCACGTCGCGGTCATCACCGACAACGGCGGCCACCTCGCCGACGCAGAGTTCCCCACCACCACCGCCGGATACACGGCAGCCCTGGCCTTCCTCTGCGCCCACGGGGACGTGATCGCGATCGGCGTGGAAGGCACCGCGTCCTACGGAACCGGGTTCACCCGCGCCGCCGTCGCCGATGGCCTGAGCGTGCTCGAAGTCAACCGCCCCGACCGCGCCGAACGCCGCCGCAGCGGCAAGTCCGACCCCATCGACGCCTACGCCGCCGCCCGCGCCGCACTCTCCGGACGCGCCTCCAGCGCGCCCAAGGACGAGACCGTCACTGGCATACGCGCCCTCCACAACGCCGCCCGGTCCACGGTCAAAGCCCGCACCGCCGCCATGAACCAGATCGGGCACATCCTCGTCAGCGCCCCCGAAACCATCCGCGCCCGCTATCGGGCCCTGCGGGGAAAGCCGCTCATGGATGCCCTGGCACGACTGCGGCTCACGGCAACGACAGACGCCGTCCACACCGCCGTGCTGAGCGCTTTGAAGAGCCTCGCCCGACGCGTCCAGGCCCTGACCGCTGAACACGACGAGCTCACAGCAACACTCGACAGTGTGGTCACCGAACACAATCCGGGCCTGCGGGGCGCCTACGGCGTCGGCCCCGACACCGCGGCCCAGCTCCTGATCACCGCAGGCGGCAACTCCGACCGTCTCCGCACCGAAGCTTCCTTCGCGGCCCTGTGCGGGGTCGCCCCCGTTCCTGCCTCCAGCGGGAAGACCAACCGTCACCGCCTCTCCCGAGGCGGCGATCGCGCCGCCAACGCGGCCCTCTACCGGATAGCCCTCGTCCGCATGGCCAGCGACCAGCGCACCCGCGACTACGTGGCCCGCCAGACCGCGGCCGGCCGGACCAAGAAGGAGATCATCCGCCTCCTCAAACGGGCCATCGCCCGGGAAGTGTTCCGCTACCTCACCACGACGGTCGCCGTCCCCGAGGTCGCGGACCTGCGGCCCACACGCCAGGCCAAGAACATCACCCTCACCGCCGTCGCCCACCACTTCGGCGTCTGGCCATCGGTCATCTCATGCATCGAACGCGGCACCCGCCGCGACGACAACCTCGCCAACGCCTACCGCGACTGGCTCACCACTGCTTGA
- a CDS encoding GNAT family N-acetyltransferase yields the protein MEPITLTTDRLVLGPHAPEDAAEVYTACQDPDIQRWISVPVPYEPAHARTYVTETVPAGWREDTEYNFAVRLGADGPLVATLAVHRTGSHTHEIGYWTVAGHRGRGYMAEALRAAVRWAFTEAGVVRLVWRAGVGNDGSRAVAERAGFLVEGVQRAGMEHGGALLDCWVGSLLPSDLGLPSRLPYEPAEAPIGCQAVVSQSR from the coding sequence ATGGAGCCGATCACGCTGACCACCGACCGCCTCGTCCTCGGCCCGCACGCCCCCGAGGACGCGGCCGAGGTGTACACCGCCTGCCAGGACCCCGACATCCAGCGCTGGATATCGGTGCCGGTCCCGTACGAGCCCGCCCACGCGCGGACGTACGTGACGGAAACCGTCCCGGCCGGGTGGCGCGAGGACACCGAGTACAACTTCGCGGTACGGCTCGGGGCCGACGGCCCGCTGGTCGCCACGCTCGCCGTGCACCGGACGGGGTCGCACACCCACGAGATCGGCTACTGGACCGTCGCCGGGCACCGGGGCCGCGGCTACATGGCCGAAGCCCTGCGGGCCGCCGTCCGCTGGGCGTTCACCGAAGCGGGCGTCGTACGGCTGGTCTGGCGGGCCGGGGTGGGCAACGACGGCTCCCGCGCCGTCGCCGAACGCGCGGGCTTCCTCGTCGAGGGCGTCCAGCGCGCCGGCATGGAGCACGGCGGCGCACTGCTGGACTGCTGGGTCGGCTCCTTGCTCCCGTCCGACCTGGGCCTGCCCTCGCGACTGCCGTACGAGCCCGCTGAAGCTCCTATTGGCTGTCAAGCAGTGGTGAGCCAGTCGCGGTAG
- a CDS encoding GNAT family N-acetyltransferase has translation MEPTTLSTDRLVLRPFVLADEAEVYAAAQDPDIQRWTLVPSPYKKENAHTWVTETAPDGWRAGTAFPFAVRLGTTGPLVASVGLHVHSAESYEIGYWAVKEHRGRGYMTEAVLAVARWAFTELGIGRLEWRAEVGNTGSRAVAEKAGFQVEGLLRAGIIQRNTYRDCWVGALLPSDLGLPSRLPYLPAPAK, from the coding sequence ATGGAGCCCACGACACTGAGCACGGACCGATTGGTACTGCGGCCTTTCGTCCTCGCGGACGAGGCCGAGGTCTACGCCGCGGCACAGGACCCGGACATCCAGCGATGGACGCTGGTCCCCTCCCCCTACAAGAAGGAGAACGCGCACACCTGGGTGACCGAGACCGCGCCCGACGGCTGGCGCGCCGGCACGGCCTTCCCCTTCGCCGTACGCCTGGGAACCACGGGCCCGCTCGTCGCGTCCGTCGGCCTGCACGTCCACAGCGCGGAGAGCTACGAGATCGGCTACTGGGCGGTCAAGGAACACCGCGGCCGGGGCTACATGACCGAGGCGGTCCTGGCCGTCGCCCGCTGGGCCTTCACCGAGCTGGGCATCGGCCGGCTCGAATGGCGCGCCGAGGTGGGCAATACGGGCTCCCGCGCCGTGGCCGAGAAGGCCGGCTTCCAGGTCGAGGGCCTCCTGCGGGCCGGCATCATCCAGCGGAACACGTACCGCGACTGCTGGGTCGGCGCCCTGCTCCCCTCCGACCTGGGCCTGCCCTCGCGACTGCCCTACCTTCCGGCACCCGCGAAGTAG
- the secA gene encoding preprotein translocase subunit SecA: MSVFNKLMRAGEGKILRKLHRIADQVNSIEEDFVNLSDAELRALTDEYKQRFQDGESLDDLLPEAFATVREAAKRVLGQRHYDVQIMGGAALHLGYVAEMKTGEGKTLVGTLPAYLNALSDKGVHLITVNDYLAERDSELMGRVHKFLGLEVGCILANMSPAQRREQYACDITYGTNNEFGFDYLRDNMAWSQDELVQRGHNFAVVDEVDSILVDEARTPLIISGPADQATKWYGDFAKLVTRLTKGEAGQPLKGIEETGDYEVDEKKRTVAIHESGVAKVEDWLGIENLYESVNTPLVGYLNNAIKAKELFKNDKDYVVIDGEVMIVDEHTGRILAGRRYNEGMHQAIEAKEGVDIKDENQTLATITLQNFFRLYSKLSGMTGTAMTEAAEFHQIYKLGVVPIPTNRGMVRKDQPDLIYRTEVAKFAAVVDDIAEKHEKGQPILVGTTSVEKSEYLSQQLSKRGIPHEVLNAKQHDREATIVAQAGRRGAVTVATNMAGRGTDIKLGGNPDDLAEAELRQQGLDPEEHIEEWAHALPAALTRAEAAVKAEFEEVKELGGLYVLGTERHESRRIDNQLRGRSGRQGDPGESRFYLSLGDDLMRLFKAQMVERVMAMANVPDDVPIENKMVTRAIASAQSQVETQNFETRKNVLKYDEVLNNQREVIYGERRRVLEGEDLQEQVRHMMDDTIDAYIAAETVEGFAEEWDLERLWGAFRQLYPVKVTIEELEEAAGDRAGITAEFIAESVKDDIHEQYETREKTLGSEIMRELERRVVLSVLDRKWREHLYEMDYLQEGIGLRAMAQKDPLVEYQREGFDMFNAMQEGIKEESVGYLFNLEVQVEQQVEEVPVQDVAPSLTKEPAGARPEIRAKGLDAPQRPDRLHFSAPTVDGEGGVIEGDFESDSLGAEGDGMTRAERRKAQKAAGGRRRKK, translated from the coding sequence GTGTCCGTCTTCAACAAGCTCATGCGTGCAGGCGAAGGCAAGATCCTGCGCAAACTGCACCGCATCGCGGACCAGGTCAACTCCATCGAAGAGGACTTCGTCAACCTCTCCGACGCCGAGTTGCGAGCGCTCACGGACGAGTACAAGCAGCGTTTCCAGGACGGCGAGAGCCTGGACGACCTGCTGCCCGAGGCCTTCGCGACCGTACGCGAGGCGGCCAAGCGCGTCCTCGGCCAGCGGCACTACGACGTCCAGATCATGGGTGGTGCGGCGCTGCACCTCGGCTACGTGGCCGAGATGAAGACCGGTGAGGGCAAGACCCTCGTCGGCACGCTGCCCGCGTACCTGAACGCGCTGTCCGACAAGGGCGTCCACCTGATCACGGTGAACGACTACCTCGCCGAGCGCGACTCCGAGCTGATGGGCCGGGTGCACAAGTTCCTCGGCCTGGAGGTCGGCTGCATCCTGGCGAACATGTCGCCCGCGCAGCGCCGCGAGCAGTACGCCTGCGACATCACCTACGGCACGAACAACGAGTTCGGCTTCGACTACCTGCGCGACAACATGGCGTGGTCCCAGGACGAGCTCGTCCAGCGCGGCCACAACTTCGCCGTGGTCGACGAGGTCGACTCGATCCTCGTCGACGAGGCCCGCACCCCGCTGATCATCTCCGGCCCCGCCGACCAGGCCACGAAGTGGTACGGCGACTTCGCGAAGCTGGTGACCCGCCTGACCAAGGGCGAGGCCGGCCAGCCGCTGAAGGGCATCGAGGAGACCGGCGACTACGAGGTCGACGAGAAGAAGCGCACCGTCGCCATCCACGAGTCCGGTGTCGCCAAGGTCGAGGACTGGCTCGGCATCGAGAACCTCTACGAGTCGGTGAACACCCCGCTCGTCGGTTACCTCAACAACGCGATCAAGGCCAAGGAGCTCTTCAAGAACGACAAGGACTACGTCGTCATCGACGGCGAAGTCATGATCGTCGACGAGCACACCGGTCGCATCCTCGCCGGTCGCCGCTACAACGAGGGCATGCACCAGGCGATCGAGGCGAAGGAAGGGGTGGACATCAAGGACGAGAACCAGACCCTCGCCACGATCACCCTGCAGAACTTCTTCCGCCTCTACTCGAAGCTGTCCGGCATGACCGGTACGGCCATGACCGAGGCCGCCGAGTTCCACCAGATCTACAAGCTCGGTGTCGTCCCCATCCCGACCAACCGCGGCATGGTCCGCAAGGACCAGCCGGACCTGATCTACCGGACCGAGGTCGCGAAGTTCGCCGCCGTCGTCGACGACATCGCGGAGAAGCACGAGAAGGGCCAGCCGATCCTCGTCGGTACGACGTCGGTCGAGAAGTCCGAGTACCTCTCCCAGCAGCTCTCCAAGCGCGGCATCCCGCACGAGGTGCTCAACGCCAAGCAGCACGACCGCGAGGCGACGATCGTCGCCCAGGCCGGCCGCCGGGGCGCGGTCACGGTCGCCACGAACATGGCCGGCCGCGGTACCGACATCAAGCTCGGCGGCAACCCGGACGACCTCGCCGAGGCCGAGCTGCGCCAGCAGGGCCTGGACCCGGAGGAGCACATCGAGGAGTGGGCGCACGCCCTTCCCGCAGCGCTCACCCGGGCCGAGGCCGCGGTGAAGGCGGAGTTCGAGGAGGTCAAGGAGCTCGGCGGGCTGTACGTGCTGGGCACCGAGCGTCACGAGTCGCGCCGCATCGACAACCAGCTGCGCGGCCGTTCCGGCCGACAGGGCGACCCGGGCGAGTCCCGCTTCTACCTGTCGCTGGGCGACGACCTGATGCGCCTGTTCAAGGCGCAGATGGTCGAGCGCGTCATGGCGATGGCGAACGTGCCGGACGACGTGCCGATCGAGAACAAGATGGTGACGCGCGCGATCGCGTCGGCCCAGTCGCAGGTGGAGACCCAGAACTTCGAGACGCGCAAGAACGTCCTGAAGTACGACGAGGTCCTCAACAACCAGCGTGAGGTCATCTACGGCGAGCGCCGCCGCGTCCTGGAGGGCGAGGACCTGCAGGAGCAGGTGCGCCACATGATGGACGACACCATCGACGCGTACATCGCGGCCGAGACGGTCGAGGGCTTCGCCGAGGAGTGGGACCTGGAGCGCCTGTGGGGCGCCTTCCGGCAGCTCTACCCGGTGAAGGTCACCATCGAGGAGCTGGAGGAGGCCGCGGGCGACCGCGCGGGCATCACCGCCGAGTTCATCGCGGAGTCCGTCAAGGACGACATCCACGAGCAGTACGAGACCCGCGAGAAGACGCTCGGCTCCGAGATCATGCGTGAGCTGGAGCGGCGTGTGGTCCTGTCGGTGCTCGACCGCAAGTGGCGTGAGCACCTGTACGAGATGGACTACCTGCAGGAGGGCATCGGCCTGCGGGCCATGGCCCAGAAGGACCCGCTGGTCGAGTACCAGCGCGAGGGCTTCGACATGTTCAACGCCATGCAGGAAGGCATCAAGGAGGAGTCCGTCGGCTACCTGTTCAACCTGGAGGTCCAGGTCGAGCAGCAGGTCGAGGAGGTTCCGGTGCAGGACGTGGCGCCGTCGCTGACGAAGGAGCCGGCGGGTGCGCGTCCGGAGATCCGGGCGAAGGGGCTGGACGCTCCGCAGCGGCCGGACCGGCTGCACTTCTCCGCCCCGACGGTGGACGGGGAGGGCGGTGTCATCGAGGGCGACTTCGAGAGCGACTCCCTCGGCGCCGAGGGTGACGGAATGACGCGGGCGGAGCGGCGCAAGGCGCAGAAGGCCGCGGGCGGGCGTCGCCGGAAGAAGTAA
- a CDS encoding Rv3235 family protein encodes MDTTMRATMTANDGSRRRPAGRTRTRPAGRRDQRRPASPPRTLQLGPHHWFAERLLAVVSGLRPVHSLLGHTIGPAYQQLIALAPADPLRDRLRPVVRQCGRFTPGPGVIEAFARIATGDRLTAMAFRLEQGPDLRWRCAAVEIQGPRP; translated from the coding sequence ATGGACACCACGATGCGCGCCACGATGACCGCCAACGACGGCAGCCGCCGACGGCCCGCGGGCCGGACCCGCACCCGGCCCGCGGGCCGCCGGGACCAGCGGCGCCCGGCCAGTCCCCCGCGCACCCTGCAGCTCGGCCCGCACCACTGGTTCGCCGAACGCCTCCTCGCGGTGGTCAGCGGCCTGCGCCCGGTCCACTCGCTCCTCGGCCACACCATCGGCCCCGCCTACCAGCAGCTGATCGCCCTGGCCCCCGCGGACCCCCTCCGCGACCGCCTGCGCCCGGTCGTCCGCCAGTGCGGCCGCTTCACCCCGGGCCCGGGGGTCATCGAGGCCTTCGCCCGCATCGCCACGGGCGACCGCCTCACCGCCATGGCCTTCCGCCTCGAACAGGGCCCGGACCTCCGCTGGCGCTGCGCCGCAGTAGAAATCCAGGGCCCCCGCCCCTGA
- a CDS encoding DUF6912 family protein: MRVYVPLTLPGLAEVHRAGELGPAPLLAYAVTPGLREWYVSDDIEELEYAALNRAALASLRLVAADADAPRRRVVVALDVDDKAADATPGDDEAALGRVALAAAVRLAVAAAVHVDADDAEEDVAAAVRALEAADGGDADAQRTVDAAEDHDLLWFGLQEIPGLLK, encoded by the coding sequence ATGCGCGTGTACGTCCCCCTGACCCTCCCCGGGCTCGCCGAGGTGCACCGGGCGGGTGAGCTGGGCCCCGCCCCGCTGCTGGCGTACGCCGTCACCCCCGGTCTGCGCGAGTGGTACGTCTCGGACGACATCGAGGAGCTGGAGTACGCGGCCTTGAACCGGGCCGCGCTCGCCTCCCTGCGGCTGGTCGCCGCGGACGCGGACGCCCCGCGCCGGCGCGTCGTGGTCGCCCTCGACGTCGACGACAAGGCGGCCGACGCCACCCCCGGGGACGACGAGGCCGCTCTCGGCCGGGTGGCCCTCGCCGCCGCCGTACGGCTCGCCGTGGCCGCCGCCGTGCACGTGGACGCCGATGACGCCGAAGAGGACGTGGCCGCCGCCGTACGGGCCCTGGAGGCCGCCGACGGCGGGGACGCCGACGCGCAGCGCACCGTGGACGCGGCCGAGGACCACGACCTGCTGTGGTTCGGCCTGCAGGAGATTCCGGGGCTGCTGAAGTGA
- a CDS encoding HAD family hydrolase, with translation MTGTTAAATATTRPNHIVWDWNGTLLHDIDAVIAATNASFAELGFAPISLETYRDLYVVPVPKFYERLMGRMPTEAEWLVMDDTFHRHYWAAAEDAGLAEGARELLRDWQVDGLTASLLSLAPHDKLVPLVRAHGIDQHFLRVDGRIGPSHTSKAGHLVRHLAALDGTGVTADRTVLIGDAVDDALAAAHVGARAVLYTGGSHSRRSLESAGVPVVDSLAEAVRTARELAG, from the coding sequence GTGACCGGGACGACCGCCGCCGCTACCGCCACCACCCGCCCGAACCACATCGTCTGGGACTGGAACGGGACGCTCCTCCACGACATCGACGCGGTCATAGCCGCGACCAACGCCTCCTTCGCCGAGCTCGGCTTCGCGCCGATCAGCCTGGAGACCTACCGAGACCTGTACGTCGTGCCGGTGCCGAAGTTCTACGAGCGCCTCATGGGACGGATGCCCACCGAGGCGGAGTGGCTGGTCATGGACGACACCTTCCACCGCCACTACTGGGCCGCCGCCGAAGACGCCGGGCTGGCCGAGGGGGCCCGGGAGTTGCTCCGGGACTGGCAGGTGGACGGGCTCACCGCGTCCCTGCTGTCCCTCGCACCCCACGACAAGCTCGTCCCCCTGGTCCGGGCCCACGGCATCGACCAGCACTTCCTGCGCGTCGACGGCCGGATCGGCCCCTCCCACACCTCCAAGGCGGGACATCTCGTACGCCACCTGGCCGCCCTGGACGGGACGGGTGTGACGGCGGACCGTACGGTCCTCATCGGAGACGCCGTGGACGACGCCCTCGCGGCCGCCCACGTGGGTGCCCGGGCGGTTCTCTACACGGGCGGCTCGCACAGCCGCCGCAGTCTGGAATCAGCCGGAGTGCCGGTCGTGGACAGCCTGGCCGAGGCCGTTCGGACAGCTCGGGAGCTGGCCGGATAA